The following proteins come from a genomic window of Nocardioides albertanoniae:
- a CDS encoding alpha/beta fold hydrolase: protein MDRTDAVEEIEPHRRRRRWPVALLGIVAVVSSGGLVTLLSTSGPGVGHFRTPEGRETYTQAYAAAFAALPEPTETQDVETTFGTVRAYAWVSPNRVDEVPVVLVPGRASGVPMWGENLHDFVEHRTVYAFDAIGDSGLSEQTMPLRGMDDNARWVEEALGGLGLDRVHLVGHSQGGGLAAAVAVRHPDRLASLTLLEPIMTFGMLPAWAIGWSAVAALPFLPDSWRDRALNRIGGVEDDEVDPDDPMARMIAAGTKHFDSGSLPTPSRLTEKQMRALRMPVYVAIASDKSLAGGEDAATRAAKVPEATVKIWPKTTHSLPMQVTAELDAELERFWSDVR from the coding sequence GTGGACAGGACTGACGCAGTCGAGGAGATCGAGCCGCACCGCAGGCGCCGACGCTGGCCGGTGGCGCTCCTCGGCATCGTCGCGGTCGTCTCGAGCGGAGGCCTGGTGACGCTGCTCAGCACCAGCGGCCCCGGCGTCGGCCACTTCCGCACGCCCGAGGGCCGTGAGACCTACACCCAGGCGTACGCCGCGGCGTTCGCCGCCCTCCCCGAGCCGACCGAGACGCAGGACGTGGAGACCACCTTCGGCACCGTGCGCGCGTACGCCTGGGTGAGCCCGAACCGGGTCGACGAGGTCCCGGTCGTGCTGGTGCCGGGGCGGGCCAGCGGCGTACCGATGTGGGGTGAGAACCTGCACGACTTCGTCGAGCACCGCACCGTCTACGCGTTCGACGCGATCGGCGACAGCGGACTCTCCGAGCAGACGATGCCGCTGCGCGGGATGGACGACAACGCCCGGTGGGTCGAGGAGGCACTGGGCGGTCTAGGTCTCGACCGCGTCCACCTGGTCGGCCATTCCCAGGGCGGCGGGCTCGCGGCCGCCGTCGCCGTGCGCCACCCGGACCGGCTGGCCAGCCTCACCCTGCTCGAGCCGATCATGACCTTCGGCATGCTGCCCGCCTGGGCGATCGGCTGGTCCGCCGTCGCCGCCCTCCCCTTCCTCCCCGACTCCTGGCGCGACCGCGCGCTGAACCGGATCGGCGGCGTCGAGGACGACGAGGTCGACCCCGACGATCCGATGGCCCGGATGATCGCCGCCGGCACCAAGCACTTCGACTCGGGCAGCCTGCCGACGCCGTCACGGCTGACGGAGAAGCAGATGCGCGCTCTGCGGATGCCGGTCTATGTCGCGATCGCCAGCGACAAGTCGCTTGCGGGCGGCGAGGACGCAGCGACGAGAGCAGCGAAGGTCCCGGAGGCGACCGTCAAGATCTGGCCGAAGACCACCCACTCGCTACCCATGCAGGTCACCGCCGAGCTGGACGCCGAGCTCGAACGGTTCTGGTCGGACGTACGTTGA
- a CDS encoding TetR/AcrR family transcriptional regulator, with the protein MPRVVDHEQRRFEIVAGLWQLVATRGIEGVSLRTVAAGAGVSMGRVQHYFGTKDALVVAGIELLVASAVVDYDATAGKSPRERLLHLLLQQIPATEPGRIGVTVWYAYIAKAMTHAEVRRILAEAIRNGVEECTRHVQEAEDLREPEARVRARELLALSDGLTQRVLIGDLSAAEAEAMIRARADHA; encoded by the coding sequence ATGCCAAGGGTTGTCGACCATGAACAACGCCGGTTCGAGATCGTCGCCGGCCTGTGGCAGCTCGTCGCCACCCGCGGGATCGAAGGCGTCAGCCTGCGGACGGTCGCCGCCGGGGCCGGCGTCTCGATGGGGCGCGTGCAGCACTACTTCGGCACCAAGGACGCGCTGGTCGTCGCCGGGATCGAGCTCCTCGTCGCGAGCGCCGTCGTCGACTACGACGCCACCGCCGGCAAGTCGCCGCGTGAGCGCCTCCTGCACCTGCTGCTCCAGCAGATCCCCGCCACCGAGCCCGGCCGCATCGGCGTCACCGTCTGGTACGCCTACATCGCCAAGGCGATGACCCACGCCGAGGTACGCCGCATCCTGGCCGAAGCGATCCGTAACGGTGTCGAGGAGTGCACCCGCCACGTCCAGGAGGCCGAAGACCTGCGGGAGCCCGAGGCGCGCGTACGTGCCCGTGAGCTGCTCGCCCTCTCCGACGGCCTCACCCAGCGCGTCCTCATCGGTGACCTGTCCGCGGCGGAGGCCGAGGCGATGATCCGGGCTCGGGCCGACCATGCTTGA
- a CDS encoding alkaline phosphatase D family protein → MPGSSSTPDLRNALRGLDRRRFLTASAAATALAFTTGLPRTGAFAAPAASPSAITSDPFTLAVASGDPLPDSVLLWTRLAPLPLEPTGGMPPSRFDVSWEVSRNSTFTRVVRRGTTTAHSEFNHSVHAEVRGLDAATEYFYRFRVGQWISPIGRTRTAPAVGAAVSSLTFALASCQRYDQGYYTAYKHLAEEDVDAVFHLGDYLYEYAVNAAAGARGYTEPLPAHLNHETVTLDDYRARYGLYKSDPDQIAAHLAHPFIVTWDDHETENNYAGDTPENSVPPEEFLVRRAAAYRAYWENQPLRLPQQPSGSDLALYRRLQWGRLAQFDILDTRQYRTNQANGDGWKVPSAESEAESMTLPGLEQEKWLIDGWRRSSATWNIVPQQVTFARRDNPSGDGTRSMDSWDGYPASRRRVLDGWKASGQSNLMVLTGDVHVHYGLDIHEDFDDPSSPVLGTEVVTTSVTSGGNGSEHPANWAAYLERNPHMKFYNGLRGYTTVSLDAAGAEITYKNVSQVTTPGAPLSVGGRFVTKAGEPGLVEA, encoded by the coding sequence ATGCCTGGTTCCAGCAGCACTCCTGACCTTCGCAACGCCTTACGCGGCCTCGATCGCCGCCGCTTCCTGACGGCCTCCGCCGCCGCGACGGCGCTCGCCTTCACCACCGGCCTGCCCCGCACCGGAGCCTTCGCGGCTCCCGCCGCCTCTCCGTCGGCGATCACTTCCGACCCCTTCACCCTCGCCGTGGCTTCGGGTGACCCGCTGCCCGACTCGGTGCTGTTGTGGACCCGGCTCGCGCCGCTTCCGCTGGAGCCGACCGGCGGGATGCCACCTTCGCGGTTCGACGTGAGCTGGGAGGTGTCGCGCAACTCGACCTTCACCCGCGTCGTCCGCCGCGGCACCACCACCGCACACTCGGAGTTCAACCACTCCGTGCACGCCGAGGTGCGCGGCCTGGACGCGGCGACGGAGTACTTCTACCGCTTCCGCGTCGGCCAGTGGATCAGCCCGATCGGCCGCACCCGCACCGCGCCGGCGGTGGGTGCCGCGGTCTCGTCGCTGACCTTCGCCCTCGCCTCCTGCCAGCGCTACGACCAGGGCTACTACACGGCGTACAAGCATCTTGCCGAGGAGGACGTGGACGCGGTCTTCCACCTGGGCGACTATCTCTACGAGTACGCCGTGAACGCGGCCGCCGGGGCGCGCGGCTACACCGAGCCGCTGCCGGCACACCTCAACCACGAGACCGTGACGCTCGACGACTACCGGGCGCGCTACGGGCTCTACAAGTCCGACCCGGACCAGATCGCCGCGCACCTCGCGCACCCCTTCATCGTCACCTGGGACGACCACGAGACCGAGAACAACTACGCGGGCGACACCCCGGAGAACTCCGTGCCGCCCGAGGAGTTCCTGGTACGCCGCGCCGCCGCCTATCGCGCCTACTGGGAGAACCAGCCGCTGCGTCTCCCGCAGCAGCCCTCGGGCTCGGACCTGGCGCTCTACCGGCGGCTGCAGTGGGGCCGGCTGGCGCAGTTCGACATTCTCGACACCCGGCAGTACCGCACCAACCAGGCCAACGGCGACGGCTGGAAGGTGCCCTCGGCGGAGTCGGAGGCGGAGTCGATGACCCTCCCGGGCCTCGAGCAGGAGAAGTGGCTGATCGACGGCTGGCGCCGCTCGTCGGCAACGTGGAACATCGTGCCCCAGCAGGTCACCTTCGCCCGCCGCGACAATCCGTCCGGCGACGGCACCCGCTCGATGGACTCCTGGGACGGATACCCCGCCTCCCGGCGCCGCGTGCTCGACGGCTGGAAGGCCTCGGGGCAGTCCAACCTGATGGTGCTGACCGGCGACGTGCACGTGCACTACGGCCTCGACATCCATGAAGACTTCGACGACCCGAGCTCTCCTGTGCTCGGGACCGAGGTCGTCACCACGTCGGTCACCTCCGGCGGCAACGGCTCCGAGCACCCCGCCAACTGGGCGGCGTACCTGGAGCGCAACCCGCACATGAAGTTCTACAACGGCCTCCGTGGGTACACGACCGTGTCGCTCGACGCGGCCGGCGCGGAGATCACCTACAAGAACGTCTCCCAGGTCACCACGCCTGGGGCTCCGCTCAGCGTCGGTGGCCGGTTCGTGACCAAGGCAGGCGAGCCGGGCCTGGTGGAGGCGTAG
- a CDS encoding oxygenase MpaB family protein, whose amino-acid sequence MAKKSRTAGLDPETEFQEISRLLALYEFPWDTMQALSFALFRTYAVPSIGRLLADTRQFTDNTQKRYDDTALLLEEAAVADLDSPSSRAAVRRINQMHRMYDISNDDMVYVLATFVVIPHRWNRDYGWRRSTPDEQLAALRYYQELGRRMAIKDIPATQADFERLLDSYEAEHFAYDEGGRAVADSTLELLTTFYPRPLAPLIKLFALSLMEPHLLEAFGYREPGRLARLLSRTGLKARARFVALLPPRRKPAYVRNMPRIKSYPHGFDTADLGTFAPGCPAHRPAETVVEHEGTKP is encoded by the coding sequence GTGGCCAAGAAGTCGCGCACGGCAGGGCTTGATCCGGAGACCGAGTTCCAGGAGATCTCGAGACTACTGGCGCTCTACGAGTTCCCCTGGGACACGATGCAGGCGCTCAGCTTCGCGCTGTTCCGCACCTACGCGGTGCCCTCGATCGGCCGGCTGCTGGCCGACACGCGCCAGTTCACCGACAACACCCAGAAGCGCTACGACGACACCGCGCTCCTGCTCGAGGAGGCTGCCGTCGCGGACCTCGACAGCCCCAGCAGCCGGGCCGCGGTGCGCCGGATCAACCAGATGCACCGGATGTACGACATCTCCAACGACGACATGGTCTACGTGCTCGCCACGTTCGTGGTCATCCCCCACCGTTGGAACCGCGACTACGGCTGGCGGCGGTCGACCCCCGACGAGCAGCTCGCCGCCCTGCGCTACTACCAGGAGCTCGGGCGACGGATGGCGATCAAGGACATCCCGGCGACCCAAGCCGACTTCGAGCGTCTCCTCGACTCCTACGAGGCCGAGCACTTCGCCTACGACGAGGGCGGCCGCGCCGTCGCCGACTCGACGCTCGAGCTGCTCACCACGTTCTACCCGCGCCCGCTGGCTCCCCTGATCAAGCTCTTCGCGCTCTCGCTGATGGAGCCGCACCTGCTCGAGGCCTTCGGCTACCGCGAGCCGGGGCGTCTCGCTCGTCTCCTGTCCCGCACGGGGCTCAAGGCACGGGCTCGCTTCGTCGCCCTCCTCCCGCCACGCAGGAAGCCTGCGTACGTCCGCAACATGCCCCGCATCAAGAGCTATCCGCACGGCTTCGACACCGCAGACCTCGGCACCTTCGCCCCGGGCTGCCCGGCTCACCGGCCGGCCGAGACCGTCGTAGAGCACGAAGGCACCAAGCCGTAG